The proteins below are encoded in one region of Mycobacterium pseudokansasii:
- a CDS encoding resuscitation-promoting factor, with protein MNLLTKLHQTESPMLRLLVGALLLCLAFAGGYAVSAAKTVTLTIDGSSMRVTTMKSRVIDVVQENGFSVDARDDLYPAADVAVHDSENIVLRRSRPLEISLDGHDVKKVWTTASTVDEALAQLAMTDTAPAAASRGSRVPLAGMALPVVSAKTVEINDGGVVRTVHLAAPNVAGLLDAAGVPLQGSDQVVPGATTPITDGMQIQVTRYRIERVTERLPLLPNARRIEDPEMNMSHKVVEDAGTPGEQDVTFAVAEVNGVVTGKLPIANVVLTPARDAVVRVGTKPGTDVPQVSDGDIWDAIAGCEAGGNWAINTGNGYYGGVQFDQGTWEANGGLRYAPRADLATREEQIAVAEVTRQRQGWGAWPVCSGRAGTR; from the coding sequence TTGAATCTGCTTACGAAACTTCATCAAACCGAATCACCGATGTTGCGCCTGCTAGTGGGCGCCCTGCTGTTGTGTCTGGCGTTCGCCGGCGGGTATGCCGTTTCGGCGGCCAAGACCGTGACGCTGACCATCGATGGAAGCTCGATGCGGGTGACAACGATGAAGTCGCGGGTGATCGACGTCGTCCAGGAGAACGGCTTCTCGGTCGACGCGCGCGACGACCTGTACCCCGCGGCGGATGTGGCGGTCCACGACTCGGAGAACATCGTGTTGCGGCGCAGCCGCCCGCTGGAGATCTCGCTGGACGGTCACGACGTCAAGAAGGTCTGGACGACGGCATCCACGGTGGACGAAGCGCTGGCGCAGCTGGCCATGACGGATACCGCCCCTGCGGCCGCCTCTCGCGGCAGCCGGGTCCCGCTGGCGGGGATGGCGTTGCCGGTCGTCAGCGCCAAGACCGTGGAGATCAACGACGGCGGGGTGGTGCGTACGGTGCACCTGGCGGCGCCCAACGTAGCGGGCCTGCTCGACGCCGCCGGCGTGCCGCTGCAGGGCAGCGACCAGGTGGTGCCCGGCGCGACGACGCCGATTACCGACGGCATGCAGATTCAGGTGACCCGGTACCGCATCGAGCGGGTCACCGAACGGTTGCCGCTGCTGCCGAATGCGCGTCGCATCGAAGACCCGGAAATGAACATGAGCCACAAGGTCGTCGAAGACGCGGGTACTCCCGGCGAACAGGATGTGACGTTCGCGGTGGCCGAGGTCAACGGCGTGGTCACCGGAAAGCTGCCGATCGCCAACGTCGTGCTGACGCCGGCGCGCGACGCCGTGGTGCGGGTGGGCACCAAGCCGGGCACCGACGTGCCCCAGGTGAGCGACGGAGACATCTGGGACGCCATCGCGGGCTGCGAGGCCGGGGGCAACTGGGCGATCAACACCGGCAACGGGTATTACGGTGGTGTGCAATTCGACCAGGGGACCTGGGAGGCCAACGGCGGGCTGCGGTATGCCCCCCGCGCGGACCTGGCCACCCGCGAAGAACAGATCGCCGTTGCCGAGGTGACCCGCCAACGGCAGGGCTGGGGCGCCTGGCCGGTGTGCAGTGGGCGAGCGGGGACACGCTGA
- a CDS encoding DUF302 domain-containing protein — translation MLFASRAAVMRIVAGLSVVILIVAACSSTKNSAPQSTNAPATTTAASQPRAVSTTFISYTSNQKFEATVDALQKAAADNGMMMVGDLNQDAVLAATGLQLPGAHSFFVGNPRIGKTFFDATQAIGAVIPVRVHVWVDGDGPAHISYFDPAPEFTAVDPALGDAGRQISQSIRTIAEAAVGAGGAPQTTPQVTKVDTTFITVDTSSSFEGTIGALHTAADQNGMTVLGDVNQASRLEAIGLQLQRSHSFFVGNPQIGKTLFGATQAIGAVVPVRMQVWAESRGPAHISYFDPAPLFSVVDPARADVGKQVSQAIRTVADAAAATH, via the coding sequence ATGTTGTTCGCCTCCCGTGCAGCGGTGATGAGAATTGTCGCTGGCCTTTCCGTCGTCATTCTGATCGTGGCTGCCTGTAGCAGCACCAAAAATAGCGCTCCGCAGTCAACGAATGCACCGGCAACGACCACTGCGGCAAGCCAGCCGCGGGCCGTTTCGACGACCTTCATCAGCTATACCTCGAACCAGAAGTTCGAAGCTACTGTCGATGCGCTGCAGAAGGCGGCCGCCGACAACGGGATGATGATGGTCGGAGACCTCAACCAGGACGCAGTGCTGGCGGCTACCGGCCTGCAATTGCCGGGGGCGCATAGTTTCTTTGTCGGCAATCCGCGGATCGGCAAGACCTTTTTCGACGCCACTCAGGCGATCGGCGCGGTGATCCCGGTACGTGTGCACGTCTGGGTGGACGGAGACGGTCCGGCCCATATCAGCTACTTCGACCCGGCCCCGGAGTTCACCGCCGTCGATCCGGCTCTCGGCGATGCCGGGCGGCAGATATCCCAATCGATTCGCACCATCGCCGAAGCCGCGGTGGGCGCCGGTGGCGCACCTCAGACGACCCCTCAGGTAACGAAGGTCGACACCACATTCATCACCGTCGACACGTCAAGTTCGTTCGAGGGGACGATTGGCGCGTTGCACACCGCTGCCGACCAGAACGGCATGACCGTCCTCGGCGACGTCAACCAGGCCAGCAGGCTCGAGGCGATCGGACTGCAGTTGCAGCGGTCGCACAGTTTCTTTGTCGGCAATCCGCAGATCGGCAAGACGCTCTTCGGCGCAACGCAAGCGATCGGCGCGGTGGTTCCGGTACGCATGCAGGTCTGGGCGGAGAGCCGCGGTCCGGCGCACATCAGCTACTTCGACCCGGCGCCGCTGTTCAGCGTCGTCGACCCGGCTCGCGCCGACGTCGGCAAGCAGGTGTCGCAGGCAATCCGCACCGTTGCCGACGCCGCGGCGGCGACGCACTAG
- a CDS encoding TatD family hydrolase: protein MRVSSNRAARRDAPPAPEPLAPLIDAHTHLDACGARDARDVADIVERAAAVGVRAVVTVADDLESARWVTRAAEWDPRVYAAVALHPTRADALTDAARAEITELVAHPRVVAVGETGMDLYWPGRLDGCAQPGVQREAFAWHIDLAKRTGKPLMIHNRQADREVLDVLRAEGAPDTVIFHCFSSGRLMARECVAAGWLLSLSGTVTFRNARDLREAVRQMPLEQILVETDAPFLTPHPYRGAANEPYCLPYTVRALAELVDRRPEDVAHSTTSNALRTYELSHIPGGLP, encoded by the coding sequence GTGCGCGTGAGCTCCAACCGTGCCGCCCGACGAGATGCGCCGCCCGCCCCGGAGCCGTTGGCCCCGCTGATCGATGCCCATACCCACCTCGATGCGTGCGGCGCCCGCGACGCCCGGGACGTCGCTGACATCGTCGAGCGTGCCGCGGCCGTCGGGGTGCGCGCGGTGGTCACCGTCGCCGACGACCTGGAATCGGCGCGCTGGGTGACCCGGGCGGCCGAGTGGGATCCGCGGGTCTACGCCGCGGTGGCACTGCACCCCACCCGCGCCGACGCGCTCACCGATGCCGCGCGTGCTGAGATCACCGAACTCGTGGCCCACCCGCGCGTCGTGGCCGTCGGCGAGACGGGCATGGATCTGTATTGGCCAGGCCGCCTCGACGGGTGCGCGCAGCCCGGCGTGCAACGCGAGGCCTTTGCATGGCATATCGACCTGGCGAAGCGCACCGGAAAACCGTTGATGATCCACAATCGGCAGGCCGACCGTGAGGTGCTCGACGTGCTGCGGGCCGAGGGGGCTCCGGACACCGTGATCTTTCACTGCTTCTCGTCTGGCAGACTGATGGCCCGCGAGTGTGTGGCCGCCGGATGGTTGCTGAGTCTTTCTGGAACTGTGACCTTTCGCAACGCCCGAGACCTCCGCGAAGCCGTTCGGCAGATGCCGCTGGAGCAGATCCTGGTAGAAACTGACGCACCGTTTCTGACACCGCACCCCTACCGCGGCGCGGCGAACGAACCGTATTGCCTGCCCTACACCGTTCGGGCGCTGGCTGAGCTGGTCGATCGTCGCCCCGAAGACGTGGCCCACAGCACCACCAGCAATGCGCTGCGGACATATGAACTGAGTCACATTCCTGGTGGGTTGCCCTAA
- the pth gene encoding aminoacyl-tRNA hydrolase, whose protein sequence is MAEPFLVVGLGNPGDTYARTRHNLGFMVADLLAARLGSKFKGHKRSGAEVVTGRLAGHAVVLAKPRCYMNESGRQVGPLATFYSVAPADVVVIHDDLDLDFGRIRLKLGGGEGGHNGLRSVAAALGTKDFQRVRIGVGRPPGRKDPAAFVLENFTTAERAEVPTICEQAADATELLIEMGLEPAQNRVHAWQG, encoded by the coding sequence GTGGCCGAGCCGTTTCTGGTCGTCGGCCTGGGCAACCCCGGAGACACCTACGCGCGCACCCGGCACAATCTCGGGTTCATGGTCGCCGACCTGTTGGCTGCGCGGTTGGGCTCGAAATTCAAGGGGCACAAGCGTTCCGGGGCCGAGGTCGTCACCGGCCGGCTGGCGGGGCACGCCGTGGTGCTGGCCAAACCGCGCTGCTACATGAACGAATCGGGCCGCCAGGTGGGCCCGCTGGCCACGTTCTACTCGGTGGCACCGGCCGACGTCGTCGTCATCCACGACGACCTCGACCTGGACTTCGGTCGCATCCGGCTCAAGCTCGGTGGCGGCGAGGGCGGGCACAACGGGCTGCGCTCGGTGGCGGCTGCATTGGGCACCAAGGACTTTCAGCGGGTGCGTATCGGCGTCGGCCGTCCGCCCGGGCGAAAGGACCCCGCGGCGTTCGTCCTGGAGAACTTCACCACCGCCGAACGCGCCGAAGTCCCGACCATCTGCGAGCAGGCGGCAGACGCCACCGAGTTGCTCATCGAAATGGGATTAGAGCCCGCGCAGAATCGGGTCCATGCCTGGCAGGGGTGA
- a CDS encoding fatty acyl-AMP ligase — translation MSRFTDKMFRNARQSAKGMVTGEPHTPVRHTWGEVHDRARRIAGGLAAVGVGHGDAVGVLAGAPVEIAPTAQGLWMRGASLTMLHQPTPRTDLALWAEDTTTVVDMIEAKAVIISDPFMAAAPVLQERGIKVLTVEQLLASEPVDPIQTDEDDLALMQLTSGSTGSPKAVQITHRNLFANLEAMYISAEYNEDTDVMVSWLPLFHDMGMIGFLTVPMYFGGELVKVTPMDFMRDTLLWAKLIDKYGGTMTAAPNFAYSLFAKRLRKQAKPGQFDLSTLRFALSGAEPVEPADVEDLCEAGAPFGLKPQAILPAYGMAEITLAVAFSECGAGLVVDEVDADLLAALRRAVPATKGNTRRLASLGPLLQGIKARIVDEDGNILPPRGVGVIELRGESVTPGYITMGGFIPAQDAQGWYDTGDLGYRMENGHVVVCGRVKDVIIMAGRNIYPTDIERAAGRVEGVRPGCAVAVRLDAGHSRETFAVAVESNAFEDPVEVRRIEHQVAHEVVAEVDVRPRNVVVLGPGTIPKTPSGKLRRANSVTLVT, via the coding sequence TTGAGCAGGTTTACCGACAAGATGTTCCGCAACGCCCGCCAGAGCGCGAAGGGCATGGTGACCGGTGAACCGCACACCCCGGTTCGGCACACCTGGGGTGAAGTCCACGACCGAGCGCGGCGGATCGCCGGCGGTTTGGCGGCCGTCGGCGTCGGCCACGGCGACGCGGTCGGTGTGCTGGCCGGCGCGCCGGTGGAGATCGCCCCGACCGCCCAGGGGCTGTGGATGCGCGGTGCCAGCCTGACCATGCTGCATCAGCCGACCCCACGCACCGACCTTGCGTTGTGGGCCGAGGACACCACCACCGTGGTCGACATGATCGAGGCCAAGGCGGTCATCATCTCCGATCCGTTCATGGCCGCCGCTCCGGTGCTGCAGGAGCGGGGCATCAAGGTGCTCACCGTCGAGCAGCTGCTGGCGTCGGAGCCTGTCGACCCGATCCAGACCGACGAGGACGATCTGGCGTTGATGCAGTTGACGTCGGGGTCGACAGGTTCACCCAAAGCTGTTCAGATCACCCACCGCAATCTGTTCGCCAATCTCGAGGCGATGTACATCAGCGCCGAGTACAACGAAGACACCGACGTCATGGTCAGCTGGTTGCCGTTGTTCCATGACATGGGGATGATCGGCTTTTTGACCGTGCCGATGTACTTCGGCGGTGAGCTGGTCAAAGTCACCCCGATGGACTTCATGCGCGACACCCTGCTGTGGGCCAAGCTGATCGACAAGTACGGCGGCACCATGACCGCGGCCCCCAACTTTGCTTATTCGCTGTTCGCCAAGCGGCTGCGTAAGCAGGCCAAGCCCGGCCAGTTCGACCTGTCCACGTTGCGGTTTGCGCTGTCGGGTGCCGAGCCGGTCGAGCCGGCCGACGTCGAGGACCTGTGCGAGGCCGGCGCGCCGTTCGGGCTCAAGCCGCAGGCGATCCTGCCCGCCTACGGGATGGCCGAGATCACGCTCGCGGTGGCGTTCTCCGAGTGCGGTGCCGGTCTGGTGGTCGACGAGGTGGACGCCGACCTGTTGGCCGCGCTGCGGCGCGCGGTGCCGGCCACCAAGGGCAACACCCGTCGGCTGGCCTCGCTGGGCCCGCTGCTGCAGGGGATCAAGGCCCGCATCGTCGACGAGGACGGCAACATCCTGCCGCCGCGCGGCGTCGGGGTGATCGAGTTGCGGGGCGAGTCGGTGACACCGGGTTACATCACGATGGGCGGATTCATCCCGGCGCAGGACGCGCAGGGCTGGTATGACACCGGTGACCTCGGCTATCGGATGGAGAACGGACACGTCGTCGTCTGCGGCCGCGTCAAGGACGTCATCATCATGGCCGGCCGCAACATCTACCCGACCGACATCGAGCGGGCCGCCGGCCGGGTCGAGGGGGTGCGTCCGGGTTGTGCGGTGGCGGTGCGCCTCGACGCCGGGCACTCGCGCGAGACTTTCGCGGTGGCGGTGGAGTCCAATGCCTTCGAAGACCCCGTCGAGGTGCGCCGCATCGAGCACCAAGTGGCCCACGAGGTGGTCGCCGAGGTCGACGTACGTCCGCGCAACGTCGTGGTGCTCGGGCCGGGCACCATCCCGAAGACGCCGTCGGGCAAGCTGCGGCGAGCGAATTCGGTCACCCTCGTCACCTAG
- a CDS encoding 50S ribosomal protein L25/general stress protein Ctc, whose amino-acid sequence MAKAAVNQLKVTVRTQTGKGASRRARRDGKIPAVLYGHGAEPQHLELPGHDFAAVLRHSGTNAVLTLDIAGKEQLALTKALDIHPIRRSIQHADLLVVRRGEKVVVEVAVVVEGEAASGTLVTQETSTIEIEAEALSIPEHLTVSVEDAEPGTQFTAGRIELPRGITLISDPELLVVNVVTAPTAEDLAEEGAGEVAGAAAAEEEARKEAAEAESAAAASE is encoded by the coding sequence ATGGCCAAGGCTGCAGTCAACCAACTGAAGGTCACGGTGCGGACCCAGACCGGCAAGGGCGCGTCCCGGCGAGCCCGCCGCGACGGCAAGATTCCAGCCGTTCTGTATGGCCACGGCGCCGAGCCTCAGCACCTGGAGCTACCCGGACACGACTTTGCCGCGGTACTGCGGCACTCGGGCACCAACGCGGTGCTGACCCTGGACATCGCCGGGAAGGAGCAGCTGGCGCTGACCAAAGCGCTGGACATCCACCCGATCCGCCGCAGCATTCAGCACGCCGACCTGCTGGTGGTCCGGCGTGGCGAGAAGGTCGTCGTCGAGGTCGCCGTCGTGGTGGAAGGCGAGGCTGCGTCGGGCACCCTGGTTACCCAGGAAACCAGCACCATCGAAATCGAGGCGGAGGCGCTGTCGATTCCCGAGCACCTGACCGTGTCGGTCGAGGATGCAGAGCCCGGCACCCAGTTCACCGCCGGACGGATCGAGCTGCCGCGCGGCATCACCTTGATCTCCGACCCGGAGCTGCTGGTGGTCAACGTGGTGACCGCGCCGACGGCCGAAGATCTGGCCGAAGAGGGCGCGGGCGAGGTTGCCGGAGCCGCAGCAGCCGAAGAAGAGGCCCGGAAAGAGGCCGCAGAAGCCGAATCCGCCGCGGCAGCGTCCGAGTAG
- a CDS encoding 4-(cytidine 5'-diphospho)-2-C-methyl-D-erythritol kinase, which translates to MVRASDGNTAELWVPTGSVTVRVPGKVNLYLAVGDRRGDGYHELTTVFHAVSLVDEVTVRNADVLSLELVGEGAHELPVDERNLAWQAAELMAEHVGRAPDVSILIEKSIPVAGGMAGGSADAAAVLVAMNALWELSLPRRDLRLLAERLGSDVPFALHGGTALGTGRGEELATVLSRNTFHWVLTFAHSGLSTPAVFTELDRLREVGDPPRLGEPGPVLAALAAGDPERLAPLLGNEMQSAAVSLDPALRRALRAGVEAGALAGIVSGSGPTCAFLCASAESAIDVGAQLSGAGVCRTVRVAAGPVPGARVVPAPVTPE; encoded by the coding sequence GTGGTCAGGGCGTCGGACGGCAACACCGCTGAGTTGTGGGTGCCTACCGGGTCGGTCACCGTACGGGTGCCCGGCAAGGTGAACTTGTACCTTGCGGTCGGCGACCGCCGTGGCGACGGCTACCACGAGCTGACGACGGTGTTTCATGCCGTCTCGCTGGTCGACGAGGTGACGGTGCGCAATGCCGATGTGCTGTCGCTGGAGCTCGTCGGCGAGGGGGCGCACGAGCTGCCCGTCGACGAACGCAATCTCGCCTGGCAGGCGGCTGAGCTGATGGCCGAACATGTGGGCCGGGCACCGGATGTGTCGATTCTCATCGAGAAGTCCATCCCGGTGGCCGGGGGGATGGCGGGCGGCAGCGCCGACGCGGCTGCCGTGCTGGTCGCGATGAATGCCCTGTGGGAACTCAGCCTGCCTCGCCGCGACCTGCGCCTGCTTGCCGAGCGGCTGGGCAGCGATGTGCCGTTTGCGCTGCACGGCGGCACCGCGTTGGGCACCGGCCGCGGCGAGGAGCTGGCAACGGTGTTGTCGCGCAACACCTTCCACTGGGTGCTGACGTTTGCGCACAGCGGGCTGTCCACCCCGGCGGTATTCACCGAACTTGACCGGCTCCGCGAGGTGGGTGACCCGCCGCGGCTCGGCGAACCCGGACCGGTGTTGGCAGCGCTGGCCGCGGGCGATCCGGAGCGGCTGGCGCCGCTACTGGGTAACGAAATGCAGTCGGCCGCGGTAAGCCTGGACCCGGCGCTGCGTCGTGCGCTGCGGGCAGGTGTGGAGGCCGGCGCGCTGGCCGGCATCGTGTCGGGTTCCGGTCCGACGTGTGCGTTTCTGTGTGCCTCGGCGGAGTCGGCGATCGATGTGGGCGCGCAGCTGTCGGGGGCGGGTGTGTGCCGTACCGTGCGAGTTGCCGCCGGACCGGTGCCGGGCGCCCGGGTGGTCCCGGCTCCGGTAACCCCCGAATAA
- the rsmA gene encoding 16S rRNA (adenine(1518)-N(6)/adenine(1519)-N(6))-dimethyltransferase RsmA yields the protein MAGVQWASGDTLTIRLLGRNEIRRLAKDLEFRPRKSLGQNFVHDANTVRRVVAASGITRSDQVLEVGPGLGSLTLALLDRGASVTAVEIDPVLAARLTQTVAEHSHSEIQRLTVLNRDILSLHPQDLAVEPTAVVANLPYNVAVPALLHLLAEFPSIRVVTVMVQAEVAERLAAEPGGKEYGVPSVKVRFYGRVRRCGMVSPTVFWPIPRVYSGLVRIDRYQTSPWPADDAFRQQVFELVDIAFAQRRKTSRNAFAQWAGSGNESANRLLAASIDPARRGETLSIADFVRLLRRSGPGSGELAQTGGTAGEQQVPAG from the coding sequence CTGGCCGGTGTGCAGTGGGCGAGCGGGGACACGCTGACTATTCGGCTGCTCGGACGCAATGAGATCAGGCGACTGGCCAAAGACCTCGAATTCCGGCCACGCAAATCGCTCGGACAGAATTTCGTCCACGACGCCAATACCGTGCGCCGGGTGGTCGCGGCCTCCGGGATTACCCGCTCGGACCAGGTGCTGGAAGTCGGACCGGGCCTGGGGTCGCTGACGCTGGCGCTGCTCGACCGCGGCGCCAGTGTGACGGCCGTCGAGATCGACCCGGTGCTGGCCGCACGTCTGACGCAGACCGTGGCCGAGCATTCCCACAGTGAGATCCAGCGCCTGACCGTGCTCAACCGCGACATCTTGAGCCTGCACCCGCAGGATTTGGCCGTCGAGCCGACCGCTGTGGTCGCCAATTTGCCGTACAACGTCGCGGTTCCGGCGTTGTTGCATCTGCTGGCCGAGTTCCCGTCCATCCGCGTGGTGACGGTCATGGTGCAGGCCGAGGTCGCCGAACGGCTTGCCGCCGAGCCGGGCGGCAAGGAGTACGGCGTGCCCAGCGTCAAGGTGCGCTTCTACGGACGGGTTCGGCGTTGCGGCATGGTGTCGCCGACCGTCTTCTGGCCCATCCCGCGCGTCTACTCCGGACTGGTCCGCATCGACCGGTATCAGACGTCACCGTGGCCGGCCGACGACGCGTTTCGCCAGCAGGTGTTCGAACTGGTGGATATCGCCTTCGCGCAGCGCCGCAAGACGTCCCGCAACGCGTTCGCCCAGTGGGCGGGCTCGGGCAACGAGTCGGCGAACAGGTTGCTTGCGGCCAGCATCGACCCGGCTCGACGCGGTGAGACGCTGTCCATCGCCGATTTCGTGCGTTTGCTGCGGCGCTCTGGGCCGGGGTCTGGCGAGCTGGCGCAGACCGGCGGCACCGCCGGCGAACAGCAGGTCCCGGCGGGTTGA
- the metG gene encoding methionine--tRNA ligase produces MQPYYVTTAIAYPNAAPHVGHAYEYIATDAIARFKRLDGFDVRFLTGTDEHGLKVAQAATAAGVPTAQLARRNSDVFQRMQEALNISFDRFIRTTDPDHYAASQAIWRRMEAAGDLYLDNYSGWYSVRDERFFVESETQLVDGTRIAIETGTPVTWTEEQTYFFRLSAYADRLLAHYDAHPDFIAPEVRRNEVISFVSGGLKDLSVSRTSFNWGVPVPEHPDHIMYVWVDALTNYLTGAGYPDTGSESFRRYWPADLHMIGKDIIRFHAVYWPAFLMSAGIELPRKVFAHGFLHNRGEKMSKSVGNVIDPVALIQAYGVDQVRYFLLREVPFGQDGSYSEEAIVTRINTDLANELGNLAQRSLSMVAKNLGGVVPEPGEFCDADTELLATADGLLDRVRAHFDRQAMHLALEAIWLMLGDANKYFSTQQPWVLRKSESEADQARFRTTLYTTCEVVRIAALLVQPVMPESAAKMLDLLGQPEDQRAFSAVGSRLAPGTQLPSPVGVFPRYQPPTEVE; encoded by the coding sequence TTGCAGCCCTATTACGTCACCACCGCGATCGCGTATCCCAACGCGGCGCCGCACGTGGGTCACGCGTACGAATACATCGCCACCGACGCGATCGCCCGGTTCAAGCGGCTCGACGGCTTCGACGTGCGCTTCCTGACCGGTACCGACGAACACGGCCTGAAGGTTGCGCAGGCCGCCACGGCCGCGGGCGTGCCGACCGCGCAGCTTGCCCGGCGCAATTCCGACGTCTTCCAGCGCATGCAGGAGGCGCTGAACATCTCCTTCGACCGGTTCATCCGCACCACCGACCCCGACCACTACGCGGCGTCGCAGGCGATCTGGCGCCGGATGGAGGCGGCCGGTGATCTCTACCTGGACAACTATTCCGGCTGGTACTCGGTGCGCGACGAGCGGTTTTTCGTCGAGTCGGAGACCCAACTTGTCGACGGCACCCGGATCGCCATCGAGACCGGCACACCGGTGACCTGGACCGAGGAGCAGACCTACTTCTTCCGGCTGTCGGCCTACGCCGACAGGCTGCTGGCTCACTACGACGCCCACCCCGACTTCATCGCGCCCGAGGTTCGGCGTAACGAGGTGATCAGCTTCGTGTCCGGCGGCCTCAAAGACCTGTCGGTGTCGCGAACGTCGTTCAACTGGGGCGTGCCCGTGCCGGAGCATCCCGACCACATCATGTACGTGTGGGTGGACGCGTTGACCAACTACCTGACCGGTGCGGGGTACCCGGATACCGGTTCGGAGTCGTTCCGCCGCTACTGGCCCGCCGACCTGCACATGATCGGCAAAGACATCATCAGGTTCCACGCCGTCTACTGGCCGGCCTTCCTAATGTCGGCGGGCATCGAGTTGCCGCGAAAGGTGTTCGCCCACGGGTTCTTGCACAATCGCGGCGAGAAGATGAGCAAGTCGGTGGGCAACGTCATCGATCCGGTGGCACTGATCCAGGCCTACGGCGTGGATCAAGTCCGCTATTTCCTGTTGCGGGAGGTGCCGTTCGGGCAGGACGGCAGTTACAGCGAAGAGGCCATCGTCACCCGGATCAACACCGATCTGGCCAATGAGCTCGGCAACCTGGCCCAGCGCTCGTTGTCCATGGTTGCCAAGAACCTGGGCGGGGTGGTGCCCGAACCCGGGGAGTTCTGTGATGCCGACACCGAGTTGTTGGCGACGGCGGACGGGTTGTTGGATCGGGTGCGCGCCCACTTCGACCGTCAGGCGATGCATCTGGCGCTGGAGGCGATCTGGCTGATGCTCGGCGACGCCAACAAATACTTTTCGACACAGCAGCCATGGGTGCTGCGCAAGAGCGAATCCGAGGCCGACCAGGCGAGGTTTCGCACCACGCTCTACACGACGTGCGAGGTGGTGCGCATCGCGGCGCTGCTGGTGCAGCCGGTCATGCCGGAGTCGGCGGCCAAGATGCTGGACCTGCTCGGCCAACCCGAGGACCAGCGAGCGTTCAGCGCCGTCGGCTCCCGGCTCGCGCCGGGCACCCAGCTGCCGTCGCCTGTGGGGGTATTCCCGCGGTACCAGCCGCCCACCGAAGTCGAGTGA
- the arsC gene encoding arsenate reductase (glutaredoxin) (This arsenate reductase requires both glutathione and glutaredoxin to convert arsenate to arsenite, after which the efflux transporter formed by ArsA and ArsB can extrude the arsenite from the cell, providing resistance.), translating to MPAAAGESVIYHNPRCSTSRKTLELLRDNNLEPVIVEYLKTPPSRDQLVQLIRDAGIEVRTAVRKREPLYTELNLADATDDELLDAMAEHPILIERPFVVTSKGTRLARPVDAVREIL from the coding sequence ATGCCCGCCGCCGCAGGGGAATCCGTCATCTACCACAACCCCAGGTGCAGCACCTCCCGCAAGACGCTGGAGTTGTTGCGCGACAACAACCTCGAGCCCGTCATCGTCGAATACCTGAAAACCCCGCCGTCCCGCGACCAGCTGGTGCAGCTGATCCGAGACGCCGGCATCGAGGTACGGACCGCGGTACGCAAACGCGAGCCGCTCTACACCGAACTCAATCTCGCCGACGCCACCGATGACGAATTGCTCGACGCCATGGCCGAGCACCCCATCCTGATCGAACGGCCTTTTGTGGTCACCTCGAAGGGCACCCGGCTGGCTCGGCCGGTCGACGCCGTTCGCGAGATTCTGTGA
- a CDS encoding LpqN/LpqT family lipoprotein codes for MSSVACSPAKPPDFQSILTTGATTSTPTTTARPVPLSKYLESIGVSGEQVAPSKLRGLTVSIPTPPGWSPYSGPKITPETVIISKGGKYPTARLVVFTLRGDFNPADVARRGNEDAQLFDNFKQLDASTADFNGFPSSMMQGSYDLDGTRLHSWNRVVVPTGPPPDNQRYLVQLTITSLAAEAAANAPDIEAIIRGFVVAVKSR; via the coding sequence ATGTCGTCGGTCGCCTGCTCCCCGGCCAAGCCCCCCGACTTCCAGTCCATCTTGACGACGGGTGCGACCACTAGCACCCCGACTACGACGGCACGGCCCGTTCCGCTGTCGAAGTACCTGGAAAGCATCGGTGTCAGCGGAGAACAGGTGGCGCCGAGCAAACTGAGGGGTCTGACGGTGTCCATTCCGACACCGCCGGGCTGGTCGCCGTACAGCGGTCCGAAGATCACCCCGGAGACGGTGATCATTTCCAAAGGCGGCAAGTATCCGACCGCCAGGCTGGTGGTGTTCACGCTCCGCGGAGACTTCAATCCCGCCGACGTGGCCAGGCGCGGCAACGAAGACGCCCAACTGTTCGACAACTTCAAGCAACTGGACGCCTCGACGGCAGACTTCAACGGCTTTCCGTCGTCGATGATGCAAGGCAGCTACGACCTCGACGGCACCCGGCTGCACAGCTGGAACCGGGTCGTCGTTCCCACCGGGCCACCGCCGGACAATCAGCGGTATCTGGTTCAGCTCACGATCACCAGCCTGGCCGCCGAGGCGGCCGCGAATGCGCCCGACATCGAGGCGATCATCCGCGGTTTCGTGGTAGCCGTGAAGTCGCGGTGA